From one Mytilus edulis chromosome 1, xbMytEdul2.2, whole genome shotgun sequence genomic stretch:
- the LOC139489620 gene encoding uncharacterized protein: MQTRMNTVGGGGGGGRIAVYATDSNTYRGSYPTQGGNSFMEKGGSGTVFVQAPDSTSGVTETSIYVSNNGYTPDNDFIGDKENDTSRTYIVTTDTDTSSSLTFDHLYINEGGHLAFRNTSNNPPGVTIGYLHGDKTGMLHVTKEQPITVEDNETPFPTSFRIYEEAEFNMPQIVSLSGLSYKTIHIDGVLTGANQLTVGQGVDFVIGEKSHSVGESDRQFTFDTLEIQADGIVSSMYVEEFTPSLILTLNTYLRIHAGGKIQAPYVDITAKRVQIDVAGKINTTGQAPSSLQYQDAQQKPDGGGSGGGNGGSGGQGRFQSIVGVPPTYGNLYTPKEYGGNGGDGGGASTAADYQCSPHGTYTGGSGGGVVVLTITDDLSLDGEINAEGTSGQSVRAGGGAGGSIFIHATTVSGTGSLSVKGGDISGNTTCMGGGGSGGRIAIHYTMYSYTGELKGYGGTGYECGAAGTVLFRDMSTSSDTLQVDNNNVCSPLSQNIDFDKLTDVGRRKYSCKTWLYDKDDCDLSSGCSHSFAEVVMNGLGHIAVHRQSTDIHQQDITVYKTSGDRSGTFHVGNLQELTADLPADSPELQFGLIIYTGGLMGTAQTFVVNDITLELEGTVSGMENLIIGPGGKFLLKPYGNDSSAVLTTDFSFTKVTVQGGGTLEIDSAGNSMKLIGTELLIESGGVLIADFVDIEVMTLTVDESAKIQANGKAGSKGKDIGYTTDGSGAGHGGMGGKGDISYAGGYFYGDVKSPRHFGSNSESGDYTAYGGGVISITASTSAVINGIISCNGDDGDQGTGGASGGSIKLTTGAFSGSGKLQVDGGKGTSSTGGGAGGRSAVYCTSSGFTGETTAYGGQSSAGYGGAGTVYMVTGTRTKIIVDNQEAHDVGDYSPDLEVDTIKANESSRTWITFTDSNSIQVDQLQLLNGAHLALEPSADSSTVNSLLALSFSGNDDFVKEPSKIGTLLVGANREITIRQVSLYFPAHAKVYENGILTLPSTVKWFSTVNYIDGTLGGLQDLTLFKTNLTLSKTSQTHTTTATYSMQNLNVKQNSTLYLVDADVEYNMEVYKLLIGASGEIIAKKLTVTATEVETEEGGIINLDHRGDAGNGGNGSYTEYIIIFFITLELAMEGKEVS, encoded by the exons ATGCAAACAAGAATGAAT ACTGTTGGAGGTGGTGGAGGAGGAGGCAGGATAGCAGTCTATGCTACTGATTCCAACACATACAGAGGTTCCTATCCCACTCAAGGTGGGAACAGTTTCATGGAAAAAGGAGGCTCTGGTACTGTATTTGTACAAGCACCAGATTCAACCAGTGGTGTTACTGAAACCTCTATCTATGTCAGTAACAATGGTTATACTCCAGACAATGATTTTATTGGTGACAAAGAAAATGATACCAGTAGAACTTACATTGTAACCACAGATACAGACACAAGCAGTTCTCTGACATTCGatcatttatatattaatgagGGAGGTCATTTGGCCTTCAGAAACACTTCTAATAACCCTCCAGGAGTTACCATTGGTTATCTTCATGGTGACAAGACAGGCATGCTCCATGTGACCAAAGAACAACCAATCACAGTAGAAGACAATGAGACACCATTCCCTACTTCATTCAGGATTTATGAGGAAGCAGAATTTAACATGCCACAAA TTGTATCTCTAAGTGGTTTATCCTACAAGACAATACATATAGATGGAGTATTAACAGGAGCCAATCAGTTAACTGTTGGACAAGGTGTAGATTTTGTTATAGGGGAAAAG aGTCATTCAGTTGGAGAATCAGATAGACAGTTCACATTTGATACATTAGAAATTCAGGCTGATGGTATTGTCTCCTCAATGTATGTGGAGGAGTTTACACCGTCTCTTATCCTAACACTCAATACATATTTAAGGATACATGCTGGTGGAAAAATCCAG GCACCTTATGTGGACATCACTGCAAAGAGAGTTCAGATTGATGTAGCAGGGAAAATCAATACTACAGGACAGGCACCATCATCTTTACAATATCAGGATGCACAACAAAAACCTGATGGAG GTGGCTCTGGTGGAGGAAATGGTGGGTCAGGAGGTCAAGGACGATTCCAGTCTATAGTTGGAGTTCCCCCAACCTATGGTAATCTGTATACTCCCAAGGAATATGGTGGTAATGGTGGTGATGGAGGTGGAGCCAGCACTGCGGCTGATTATCAATGTAGTCCACACGGAACATATACAGGAGGAAGTGGAGGAGGAGTTGTGGTTCTTACCATCACTGATGATTTGTCACTAGATGGAGAAATAAATGCTGAAGGAACATCAGGACAATCTGTTAGAGCTGGAGGTGGTGCTGGTGGCAGTATTTTTATACATGCTACAACTGTATCAGGAACTGGTTCCCTGTCTGTTAAAGGAGGGGATATCAGTGGTAATACTACCTGTATGGGAGGAGGAGGTTCTGGGGGCAGGATAGCCATTCATTACACAATGTATTCCTACACTGGAGAGTTGAAAGGTTACGGGGGTACAGGATATGAATGTGGAGCTGCTGGTACTGTTTTGTTTAGAGATATGTCTACATCATCAGACACCCTTCAGGTCGACAATAATAATGTATGTTCACCCCTCAGTCAAAATATTGACTTTGACAAACTAACAGATGTTGGTCGCAGAAAGTACAGTTGCAAGACTTGGTTGTATGACAAAGATGACTGTGACCTGTCTTCAGGTTGTTCTCATAGCTTTGCTGAAGTAGTCATGAATGGCCTTGGTCATATAGCTGTTCACCGACAATCAACTGATATCCACCAACAAGACATCACTGTCTATAAAACATCTGGTGATAGAAGTGGTACTTTCCATGTTGGCAATCTACAGGAGTTAACAGCAGACCTACCTGCTGATAGTCCAGAGTTACAGTTTGGTCTGATAATCTACACTGGAGGTCTAATGGGTACAGCCCAGACATTTGTTGTCAATGATATAACCCTAGAGTTAGAAGGAACAGTTAGTGGTATGGAAAATCTTATCATTGGACCCGGTGGAAAGTTCCTGCTTAA ACCATACGGAAATGATTCTTCTGCAGTTCTGACAACAGACTTTAGTTTTACTAAGGTCACAGTTCAAGGGGGTGGTACCTTGGAGATAGATAGTGCTGGTAACAGTATGAAGTTGATTGGGACAGAGTTGTTAATAGAAAGTGGTGGAGTTCTAATTGCTGACTTTGTTGATATTGAAGTCATGACCCTCACTGTAGATGAATCAGCAAAGATCCAAGCAAATGGgaag gcTGGATCAAAGGGCAAAGACATTGGTTACACCACAGACGGGTCAGGAGCAGGGCATGGAGGTATGGGTGGAAAGGGAGACATATCTTATGCTGGTGGTTACTTCTATGGGGATGTCAAGTCACCAAGACATTTTGGAAGTAACTCAGAATCAGGGGATTATACAGCATATGGAGGAGGAGTTATCAGTATCACTGCTAGTACTTCTGCAGTAataaatg gtATAATCAGCTGTAATGGAGATGATGGAGACCAAGGGACAGGAGGTGCCAGTGGGGGAAGTATTAAACTAACAACAGGTGCTTTCTCTGGTAGTGGCAAACTACAAGTTGATGGAGGAAAAG GTACCAGTAGTACAGGAGGTGGCGCTGGAGGTCGTTCAGCTGTATATTGCACATCCTCAGGTTTCACAGGTGAAACCACTGCCTATGGGGGACAATCTTCAGCAGGTTATGGAGGTGCTGGTACAGTGTATATGGTAACAGGAACAAGAACTAAAATCATTGTTGACAACCAAGAGGCTCATGATGTAGGA GACTATTCACCAGACCTTGAAGTAGACACAATTAAAGCCAATGAGAGCAGTAGAACTTGGATAACATTTACTGACAGTAATTCAATACAGGTGGATCAGTTACAGCTACTGAATGGTGCTCACTTGGCACTAGAACCAAGTGCTGACAGCAGTACTGTCAACTCTCTGTTAGCCCTTAGTTTCTCTGGGAATGATGACTTTGTAAAGGAACCAAGTAAAATTGGAACTTTACTTGTTGGAGCAAACCGTGAAATAACGATCAGACAAGTATCGTTATATTTCCCTGCACATGCCAAAGTTTATGAAAATGGAATACTGACATTACCATCCACAGTCAAGTGGTTTAGCACTGTAAACTATATTGATGGAACCCTTGGAGGTTTGCAGGACCTGACCTTGTTTAAAACTAATCTGACTTTATCAAAGACTAGCCAAACACATACAACTACTGCTACGTACTCCATGCAGAACTTAAACGTGAAGCAGAACAGTACACTCTACTTGGTAGATGCAGATGTGGAATACAATATGGAAGTGTATAAACTGTTGATTGGTGCCTCAGGGGAGATAATTGCCAAAAAACTGACAGTTACAGCTACAGAAGTTGAAACTGAGGAAGGAGGAATTATAAATCTTGATCACCGTGGTGATGCTGGGAATGGCGGAAATGGTAGTTATACGGAatacattatcatttttttt ATTACTCTGGAGCTGGCCATGGAGGGGAAGGAGGTATCATAG